A portion of the Actomonas aquatica genome contains these proteins:
- a CDS encoding NADH-quinone oxidoreductase subunit A encodes MPPVSTNPYAFLALFLAVALAFPLIMLGVARLWVKTFQAAKPGPLKNATYECGLPATGTRIQFKAHYYLYAIFFLIFDVEVLFLLPFAVAFTGLSTGALVTMFVFLLLLAEGLVWAWSRGHLDWK; translated from the coding sequence ATGCCTCCCGTGTCTACAAACCCCTACGCGTTTCTTGCGCTCTTTCTCGCCGTCGCTCTCGCCTTTCCACTCATCATGTTGGGCGTCGCGCGACTCTGGGTGAAAACCTTTCAGGCCGCCAAACCCGGCCCGCTCAAGAACGCCACCTACGAATGCGGTCTGCCCGCCACCGGCACGCGCATCCAGTTCAAGGCGCACTACTACCTATACGCCATTTTCTTCCTCATCTTCGACGTTGAGGTCCTCTTCCTTCTGCCCTTCGCCGTCGCCTTCACCGGCCTTTCCACCGGCGCCCTGGTGACGATGTTCGTGTTTCTCCTCCTCCTCGCCGAGGGCCTCGTATGGGCCTGGAGCCGCGGTCATCTCGACTGGAAATAA
- a CDS encoding NADH-quinone oxidoreductase subunit B: MSETSDRSSLPPAAPEPFPAAGNISDEEREELRRHGILLTSLEELYNWGRTNSIWPLQFGLACCAIEMIATATARFDIARFGAEIFRPSPRQADLMIVSGTVTKKMAPQVVRLFNQMPEPKYCIAMGACAISGGPFKQGYNVLKGIDRYIPVDIYIPGCPPRPEALLNGLIQLQEKIKTERLKGPATARHLKPDAPSEYPIPEYDAHDLKPPKNPAVWTQNPLPRDQ, encoded by the coding sequence ATGAGCGAGACCTCCGACCGTTCCTCTCTCCCGCCGGCCGCCCCCGAACCCTTCCCCGCGGCCGGCAACATATCGGATGAAGAGCGCGAGGAACTCCGCCGCCACGGCATCCTCCTCACGAGCCTGGAAGAACTCTACAACTGGGGCCGCACCAACTCCATCTGGCCGCTCCAATTTGGCCTCGCCTGCTGCGCGATCGAGATGATCGCCACCGCCACCGCCCGCTTCGACATCGCCCGCTTCGGCGCCGAGATTTTCCGTCCCTCGCCCCGCCAGGCCGACCTCATGATCGTTTCCGGCACCGTCACCAAAAAAATGGCCCCTCAGGTCGTGCGTCTCTTCAACCAGATGCCCGAGCCCAAATACTGCATCGCCATGGGGGCCTGCGCCATTTCCGGCGGCCCCTTCAAACAGGGTTACAACGTGCTCAAGGGCATCGACCGTTACATCCCGGTCGACATCTACATCCCCGGTTGTCCGCCGCGGCCCGAAGCCCTGCTCAACGGCCTCATCCAACTGCAGGAGAAAATCAAAACCGAGCGCCTCAAGGGCCCGGCCACCGCCCGCCACCTCAAGCCCGACGCTCCCAGCGAGTATCCGATTCCCGAATACGATGCGCACGATTTAAAACCGCCCAAAAATCCGGCGGTCTGGACGCAAAACCCCCTCCCCCGCGACCAGTAA
- a CDS encoding NADH-quinone oxidoreductase subunit C: protein MSSTAELLDHLRARFPDATLELVENPGPAAQHGLRLDHTSARLIATYLREDPAWQLDYCSNVSGVDWIDREETEKVTTTVTAEDGSTAEKVEKVTRTIPGYFEVVYHLYSMARKTSEPVILRLRTANRTDDTVVPSLTPVWRSCEFQEREVYDLYGVSFTDHPDLRRILMWDEFKDHPMRKDYVEPDDYEYEPTPHATVLERAAKHYPPASPAEEGSQS, encoded by the coding sequence ATGTCTTCCACCGCTGAACTCCTCGACCACCTGCGCGCCCGCTTCCCGGACGCGACGCTCGAGCTGGTGGAGAACCCCGGCCCCGCCGCCCAACACGGCCTGCGCCTCGACCACACCTCCGCCCGCCTCATCGCCACCTACCTGCGCGAGGATCCGGCCTGGCAACTCGACTACTGCTCCAACGTGAGCGGCGTTGATTGGATCGACCGCGAGGAGACCGAAAAGGTCACCACCACCGTGACGGCCGAAGACGGCTCCACCGCAGAAAAGGTGGAGAAGGTCACGCGCACCATTCCCGGCTATTTCGAGGTCGTTTATCACCTCTATTCCATGGCCCGCAAAACCAGCGAGCCCGTCATCCTGCGGCTGCGCACGGCCAACCGCACCGACGACACTGTGGTGCCTTCCCTCACCCCGGTCTGGCGCTCCTGCGAATTTCAGGAACGCGAGGTTTACGACCTCTACGGCGTCTCCTTCACCGACCATCCCGACCTGCGCCGCATCCTCATGTGGGACGAGTTTAAGGACCACCCCATGCGCAAGGACTACGTCGAGCCCGACGACTACGAATACGAGCCGACGCCGCACGCCACCGTCCTCGAACGCGCCGCCAAACACTATCCCCCCGCATCGCCTGCCGAGGAGGGCTCGCAATCATGA